The nucleotide sequence GTTGACCGCTCTTCGTTCGGGGAGGATTTCCCGGCGGAGGGTTTCTTCATCCAATCTGATATATCCGTCGGCAGCAACCTCGAGACGATCTTCAGCCAGGTGCATGCCCATACAGGTTACCTGAATGCCCTGGTCAACAATGCGGCCGTGCAGGTGGCTAAGCCCATCATCCACACCAGCGTTGAAGAATGGGATGCCGTGATGGCGTCCAATTTACGATCAGTTTTCCTGAGTGCCAAGCTTGCCTTCCCTCTGTTTAAAGCTGCGGGTGGAGGTGCGATTGTCAACGTATCTTCGGTGCATGCCGTAGCCACCTCTGCTAATATTGCCGCTTATGCCGCCAGCAAGGGTGGTCTTCTGGCGCTCACCCGCGCCATGGCCATCGAGTTCGCCCCCGATAACATCCGTGTCAATGCCATCCTGCCTGGCGCAGTGGATACACCCATGCTGCGGGCTGGGCTGGTGCGCGACCACGTCGAGGGTTCCGATATTCAGACCCGCCTCGACAACCTGGCGCGCAAGACAGTCAATGGCCGCATTGGCACACCCCAGGAGATTGCTCACGCCATCTACTTCCTGGCTGATCATACCCAGAGCTCCTTCATGACCGGGCAAGCCATGATCGTGGACGGTGGCGCGACTGCCCGTCTGAGCACCGAGTGAGCCTGCCATGAGCATCCGCCAATCGCTTAAGAAGATCACTCCTGCCCCCATCTGGGGCATGGGCTCTGATCTGTATTGGTGGTGGCACAACCGCGGTCGCCATAACCTTGCACGCACCCTGGATGGTCGCTGGCGTGCCAGCCGCCACCAGCTGGAGCGGCTTGAGAACAGCCATACCGGCCAGCGTTGTTTTATTATCGGCAACGGACCTAGCCTGCGCCAGACCGATATGAGCCGCCTAAAGGGTGAAGTCACCTTTGGCTTGAACCGCATTTACCTGCTCTTTCCCGAGCTGGGCTTCCCCACTACCTACCTGGTCTCGGTCAATGACCTGGTACTCGAGCAATGTGCCAATGAAATGCAATCCCTTAACCTGAGCCGGTTCATCACCTGGCGTGCTCGCCATTGGTTCAAGCCGGATCCACAGCTCACCTACCTGGATACCGACTTTA is from Anaerolineales bacterium and encodes:
- a CDS encoding NAD(P)-dependent oxidoreductase → MQNPVSDITQPSTHTVLITGAAGGIGRATVHHFASQGWRVIGVDRSSFGEDFPAEGFFIQSDISVGSNLETIFSQVHAHTGYLNALVNNAAVQVAKPIIHTSVEEWDAVMASNLRSVFLSAKLAFPLFKAAGGGAIVNVSSVHAVATSANIAAYAASKGGLLALTRAMAIEFAPDNIRVNAILPGAVDTPMLRAGLVRDHVEGSDIQTRLDNLARKTVNGRIGTPQEIAHAIYFLADHTQSSFMTGQAMIVDGGATARLSTE